From Primulina tabacum isolate GXHZ01 chromosome 2, ASM2559414v2, whole genome shotgun sequence, one genomic window encodes:
- the LOC142537444 gene encoding protein VACUOLELESS GAMETOPHYTES, with protein MEYKHFGHQHPLTLYKVQAGQQFQCHGCHMPCHDSIFACWSCNFFLHEHCGNANRYVKHPSHPEHALVLLPSPTYCSSSYLCNGCGAPGSSFSYCCPMCEVDVHVHCAYLPPKVTHQAHQHEVFLSFKLPDFNGSPVHCKICTKELNSKHWYYFCEKPECGFRIHTFCATNEVKPGLYGDNEPENQAQVQVQVQIPVCSQPQPTAEDVLAEMFKIQMQLQMAQQINQIIGSNKI; from the coding sequence ATGGAGTACAAGCATTTCGGCCACCAGCACCCGTTGACCCTCTACAAAGTTCAGGCGGGGCAGCAGTTTCAGTGCCACGGCTGTCATATGCCGTGCCACGACTCCATCTTCGCCTGCTGGAGCTGCAATTTCTTTCTCCATGAGCACTGCGGGAACGCGAACCGATATGTAAAGCACCCGTCCCACCCGGAGCACGCTCTTGTTCTCTTGCCAAGCCCCACCTACTGCAGCAGCTCGTATCTGTGCAACGGCTGTGGCGCGCCGGGAAGCTCGTTTTCCTACTGCTGTCCGATGTGCGAGGTGGATGTCCATGTGCATTGCGCGTATTTGCCTCCCAAAGTGACCCACCAAGCCCATCAGCATGAGGTATTTCTCAGCTTCAAACTACCAGATTTTAACGGCTCCCCTGTACACTGCAAGATTTGCACAAAAGAGCTGAATTCTAAGCACTGGTATTACTTTTGTGAGAAACCCGAGTGTGGTTTTCGGATCCACACCTTTTGTGCTACTAATGAGGTGAAACCAGGGCTGTACGGAGATAATGAACCTGAGAATCAAGCCCAAGTCCAAGTCCAAGTCCAGATCCCAGTATGCTCTCAGCCACAGCCGACAGCTGAGGATGTTCTTGCTGAGATGTTTAAGATTCAGATGCAGTTGCAAATGGCTCAGCAGATCAACCAAATAATTGGCTCCAATAAAATATAG
- the LOC142529197 gene encoding protein VACUOLELESS GAMETOPHYTES-like, which yields MEEPESDSIHFSHQHALQYLESPTDKDYICSCCKLAIMPGTFCFQCKLCLFFLHKVCYRMPIKVLHPADPNHHLTLLAKPTSRCEACGKHISGFCYRCTKCNLSYHMLCIALPLSLKIPSLHLHTLKLELKPPYDFQCDLCHKSSYSGWLYRCRLCEFDAHISCAVTYNKVTTRYHKRKADYLDSLSPQNELMEILSQGMKVMEEKNSKDAIHEPQDQSSMVSENFTLPSYQFSGSCFSIDIAKSIQEDELQARKSMKTELSLAPLAGIGSQVWTELGHPNVDRTQSKNLTTNTEAAIPKRRFWSKLLICL from the exons ATGGAAGAACCAGAGAGCGACTCAATACACTTTAGCCATCAACATGCATTACAATATCTCGAGTCACCAACGGATAAAGACTACATTTGTTCTTGCTGCAAACTCGCCATAATGCCAGGAACATTCTGCTTTCAGTGCAAACTTTGCCTATTCTTCCTTCACAAAGTATGCTATAGAATGCCTATAAAGGTCCTTCACCCCGCAGACCCGAACCATCACCTCACCCTTTTAGCCAAACCAACCAGCAGATGTGAGGCTTGTGGAAAGCATATTTCTGGCTTCTGCTACAGATGTACAAAATGCAACCTTTCATATCATATGTTATGCATAGCACTGCCTCTTTCACTCAAAATTCCTTCCTTGCATCTTCACACACTGAAACTAGAGCTTAAACCTCCTTATGATTTTCAGTGTGATTTATGCCATAAATCAAGCTACAGCGGATGGCTTTATCGTTGCAGGCTATGCGAGTTCGATGCACATATTTCTTGTGCTGTCACTTACAATAAAGTAACTACTCGGTATCATAAACGGAAGGCTGATTACTTAGACTCTCTCTCTCCACAGAATGAACTGATGGAGATTCTTTCACAAGGAATGAAGGTTATGGAGGAGAAAAATTCTAAAGACGCCATTCATGAACCTCAAGATCAATCATCTATGGTTTCTGAAAATTTTACTTTGCCAAGTTACCAGTTCAGCGGCTCATGCTTTTCAATAGACATTGCAAAATCTATTCAGGAAGATGAGTTACAAGCCAGGAAAAGTATGAAGACAGAGTTAAGTCTGGCTCCATTAGCTGGAATTGGCTCTCAAGTTTGGACGGAATTAGGCCATCCAAATGTCGACAGGACACAGTCCAAGAACTTGACAACAAACACGGAAGCT GCGATTCCGAAGCGTCGATTTTGGTCCAAGCTTCTCATATGCTTGTAA